A single genomic interval of Methanocorpusculum sp. harbors:
- a CDS encoding peptidylprolyl isomerase, which yields MSVVESGDTLQLHFISKRPDGEIFENTHTHEPVTVIIGNKQINPAFEEALLGKTEGETVTVVLPPEKAYGKYLKRLVIPINRKKLRLEHEPKPGEIITVEVFDRPCKVTVVGVTQRKITVDANHPLAGETLTYEITIEKIMKHD from the coding sequence ATGTCTGTCGTAGAATCCGGGGATACGCTGCAGCTCCACTTCATCAGCAAACGACCGGACGGAGAGATATTTGAGAATACTCATACACATGAGCCGGTCACCGTCATTATTGGAAATAAACAGATCAATCCTGCCTTTGAGGAGGCGCTTCTAGGTAAAACCGAAGGGGAAACGGTGACCGTCGTCCTTCCTCCGGAAAAAGCCTATGGTAAATATCTGAAACGTCTGGTCATCCCGATAAATCGAAAAAAACTCCGGCTCGAACATGAACCAAAACCCGGAGAGATCATTACTGTAGAAGTTTTTGATCGGCCGTGTAAAGTTACAGTCGTCGGCGTAACGCAGAGGAAGATCACGGTGGACGCAAACCATCCTCTCGCAGGGGAGACGCTTACATATGAGATCACTATTGAAAAGATCATGAAACATGACTGA
- a CDS encoding NAD(P)-dependent alcohol dehydrogenase, with protein sequence MKKTIKGLAMKRIGEIGWIEKEAPKCGPLDAIVAPLAVAPCSSDVHTVWEGALGERHDMILGHEAVGEVVEVGSMVKDFKPGDRVIVPAITPDWLSIEAQAGFAQHSGGMLSGWKFSNFKDGVFGELFHVNEADANLAILPDSIPVAEASMIADMVPTGFQAAELADVKLGDTVCCIGIGPVGLMAVAGANHMGASHILAVGSRKDCANAARGYGATDIINYKNGDIVEQVLDKTDGKGVDKVCIAGGDVNTMQEAIKMVKPGGIIGNVNYLGKGEFVTIPRIEWGCGMSNKFIHCGLMTGGRLRMEKLASLVEVGKLDLSPLLTHRFKGFDKIEQALLLMKDKPSDLIKPVVTIKE encoded by the coding sequence ATGAAAAAAACAATAAAAGGATTGGCAATGAAGCGGATCGGAGAGATCGGCTGGATTGAGAAAGAAGCACCAAAGTGCGGACCTCTTGATGCAATCGTCGCACCTCTCGCAGTTGCACCATGCAGCTCAGATGTTCACACCGTCTGGGAAGGAGCGCTCGGAGAACGCCATGACATGATTCTCGGACATGAAGCTGTTGGAGAAGTTGTCGAAGTAGGATCCATGGTTAAAGACTTCAAACCCGGAGACCGTGTAATTGTTCCGGCAATCACTCCTGACTGGCTTTCCATTGAGGCACAGGCCGGCTTTGCCCAGCACTCCGGGGGAATGCTCTCAGGCTGGAAATTTTCCAACTTTAAAGACGGTGTTTTCGGGGAACTTTTCCACGTAAACGAAGCAGATGCAAACCTTGCAATACTGCCCGACTCTATCCCGGTAGCTGAAGCATCAATGATTGCAGACATGGTCCCAACCGGATTCCAGGCTGCAGAACTTGCCGATGTGAAACTTGGTGACACAGTCTGCTGTATTGGTATCGGCCCTGTCGGACTTATGGCAGTAGCCGGTGCAAATCACATGGGGGCATCCCACATCCTTGCGGTAGGCAGCAGAAAAGACTGCGCAAATGCAGCCCGCGGATATGGTGCTACCGACATTATCAACTATAAGAACGGTGATATTGTCGAGCAGGTTCTGGACAAGACCGACGGCAAAGGTGTGGACAAAGTCTGTATCGCCGGCGGAGATGTCAACACCATGCAGGAAGCAATCAAGATGGTCAAACCCGGAGGAATCATCGGGAATGTCAACTACCTCGGTAAAGGCGAGTTCGTAACGATTCCGCGTATCGAGTGGGGCTGCGGTATGAGCAACAAGTTTATTCACTGCGGGTTAATGACCGGAGGCAGACTGCGGATGGAGAAGCTCGCCAGCCTCGTTGAAGTAGGAAAACTTGATCTCTCACCATTACTTACCCACAGATTCAAGGGCTTTGACAAGATTGAACAAGCACTTCTCTTAATGAAAGACAAACCAAGTGACCTTATCAAACCGGTTGTCACCATCAAAGAGTAA
- the thsA gene encoding thermosome subunit alpha — MANNSGQQIVILRNNVEHVPGQEALRSNIMAAKVLGNAVRTTLGPRGMDKMLVTKGSDDIVITNDGATILHQIQVEHPGAKLVVEVAETQDDECGDGTTTAVVLVGSFMEQAEHLIDTGVHPSVISKGYNLGMIKALELLDKLSINVTPKDKNMLKQIAKTAMTGKSIENMMDLACEVVVEAVSGVAETTGKKTLVNEDDILVKTKRSDSMSAELIKGVLIDKTRLDSLMPKKIKGVKAAFIAGPLEITKTQTKSKIKITSAEQLSAFSAAERATLKAMADKFAATGVNVVLCQKGIADPVQYYLGENGIYALEFVPEKDLKYAAKALGGQVINKPEDLAPEVIGTAGRLDMLDDLEMTKLSECKNPKAVTILLRGSSQHLVDELERAIEDATRVVQDVIEDGSYTIGGGSVETELSLRLREYASTEGGRVQLAIEAYAKAFEIIPKTLAENSGFDTVDKVIDLRQAHAMGQKYAGLDVFTGAVVDMKEKGVVEPKRVKRQAIQSASETAMLLIRVDDMMVSKGAGQM; from the coding sequence ATGGCAAACAACTCAGGTCAGCAGATCGTGATTTTACGTAATAACGTAGAGCACGTCCCGGGGCAGGAAGCTCTTCGCTCGAATATCATGGCAGCAAAGGTCCTCGGCAATGCAGTGAGAACAACGCTTGGTCCCCGCGGTATGGATAAGATGCTTGTAACGAAAGGAAGTGACGACATCGTCATCACGAACGACGGAGCAACGATCCTTCATCAGATCCAGGTCGAACACCCGGGTGCAAAACTTGTCGTTGAGGTCGCTGAGACCCAGGACGATGAATGCGGTGACGGAACGACGACCGCAGTGGTCCTGGTCGGCTCTTTCATGGAACAGGCCGAACATCTCATTGACACCGGCGTCCACCCGTCAGTGATCTCAAAGGGATACAACCTCGGTATGATCAAGGCACTCGAACTCCTTGACAAGCTGTCGATCAATGTCACGCCAAAAGACAAAAACATGCTGAAACAGATCGCCAAGACCGCGATGACTGGAAAATCCATTGAAAATATGATGGACCTGGCATGCGAAGTCGTTGTTGAAGCAGTTTCCGGAGTCGCAGAGACCACTGGAAAAAAGACGCTCGTCAATGAAGACGACATCCTTGTCAAGACAAAACGCAGCGACAGCATGAGTGCAGAACTGATCAAAGGCGTTCTGATCGACAAGACCAGACTCGACTCACTGATGCCGAAGAAGATCAAAGGTGTCAAAGCAGCTTTCATTGCAGGTCCGCTTGAGATCACCAAGACCCAGACGAAATCCAAAATCAAGATCACCTCTGCAGAACAGCTTTCGGCATTCTCCGCAGCAGAACGTGCAACCCTGAAGGCAATGGCCGACAAGTTCGCCGCAACCGGTGTGAACGTCGTTCTCTGTCAGAAAGGCATCGCCGACCCGGTACAGTATTACCTTGGCGAAAACGGCATCTATGCACTTGAGTTCGTCCCGGAAAAAGATCTGAAATACGCAGCAAAGGCACTCGGCGGCCAGGTCATCAACAAACCCGAAGACCTCGCTCCGGAAGTAATCGGAACTGCAGGCAGACTTGATATGCTTGATGACCTTGAGATGACGAAACTCTCTGAGTGCAAAAATCCCAAGGCAGTAACTATTCTTCTCCGCGGATCTTCCCAGCACCTTGTCGATGAACTCGAGCGTGCGATCGAAGATGCGACCCGTGTCGTCCAGGATGTCATCGAAGATGGTTCCTACACGATCGGCGGCGGATCGGTTGAGACCGAACTATCCCTCAGACTCCGTGAGTATGCATCAACCGAAGGCGGCCGTGTCCAGCTCGCAATCGAAGCATATGCAAAAGCATTCGAGATCATCCCAAAGACCCTTGCCGAAAACTCCGGATTCGACACCGTTGACAAAGTCATCGATCTCCGTCAGGCCCATGCAATGGGTCAGAAGTACGCAGGTCTCGATGTCTTTACCGGCGCTGTTGTCGATATGAAGGAAAAGGGCGTTGTTGAACCAAAGAGGGTCAAACGTCAGGCAATCCAGAGTGCCTCAGAGACCGCCATGCTTCTCATCCGCGTTGATGACATGATGGTCTCCAAAGGCGCCGGCCAGATGTAA
- a CDS encoding tRNA(His) guanylyltransferase Thg1 family protein, which translates to MKDREIFAGLSTTVPFVLRLDGRSFHRFSKDRYKKPYDKVFSDAMVKTALALITESGLSPSFAYTFSDEISLYVPAPVFDCRVEKLVSVSAAFASSAFTLYAGASEPLAFDSRVIPMEEGLFPGYLSWRQAEAWRNHMNGYAQKLLLDEGVSPTHAQKQLDGMNAAALHEFAFSRGVNLAFTPAWERRGICIYRDVVMRDGYNPIKDEKVSVQRTVAIVDEDVPLFKTPEGTEWVLSKIR; encoded by the coding sequence ATGAAAGATCGTGAGATTTTTGCCGGTCTTTCCACAACCGTCCCTTTTGTATTGCGGCTTGACGGCCGATCTTTCCATCGTTTTTCCAAAGACCGGTACAAAAAACCCTACGACAAGGTCTTTTCCGATGCTATGGTGAAAACCGCTCTGGCATTGATCACTGAAAGCGGTCTCTCTCCCTCGTTTGCCTATACATTCTCTGATGAGATCAGTCTCTATGTGCCTGCTCCCGTTTTTGACTGTCGGGTGGAGAAACTGGTATCCGTTTCCGCCGCTTTTGCCTCGTCGGCGTTTACCTTGTATGCAGGTGCATCCGAACCTCTGGCATTTGACTCGCGGGTCATTCCGATGGAAGAGGGATTGTTCCCTGGATATCTTTCGTGGCGTCAGGCGGAGGCGTGGAGAAATCATATGAACGGGTATGCCCAGAAGCTCCTTTTGGACGAAGGGGTCTCCCCGACGCATGCGCAGAAACAGCTGGACGGAATGAACGCCGCCGCGCTGCATGAGTTTGCCTTTTCGCGTGGCGTCAACCTCGCTTTTACTCCGGCGTGGGAGAGGCGGGGGATCTGCATCTATCGGGACGTTGTGATGCGTGACGGGTATAATCCAATAAAGGATGAGAAGGTCTCTGTTCAGCGGACCGTGGCGATTGTCGATGAGGATGTGCCGCTCTTTAAAACACCGGAAGGAACGGAATGGGTCCTTTCAAAGATTCGTTGA
- a CDS encoding putative quinol monooxygenase, whose amino-acid sequence MITIIAKCTAKKDAVDDLLELALELVKISRKEEGNVSYDFYGDLASPEKFTFIECWKDSAAIEAHNATPHFNHFVEKAGQLFAGPLDISLFRKLT is encoded by the coding sequence ATGATAACAATTATAGCAAAATGTACCGCAAAAAAAGATGCTGTCGACGATCTCCTGGAATTAGCCTTGGAATTAGTTAAAATCAGCAGAAAAGAAGAAGGGAACGTATCCTATGATTTCTATGGGGACCTAGCTTCTCCCGAGAAGTTCACATTTATCGAATGCTGGAAAGATTCGGCCGCGATCGAAGCTCACAATGCAACTCCGCATTTCAACCATTTTGTCGAAAAAGCCGGTCAGTTATTCGCCGGACCTCTTGACATATCTCTCTTCAGAAAACTTACCTGA
- the npdG gene encoding NADPH-dependent F420 reductase → MKVGIIGGTGNIGEGLARRICIGGKFDVAIGSRDPSKAIVAADGVTCCLNDRCCTGGVCNGGTNSSVCDADIIILSVPFDKIESTIESIGKDVFENKIVVSLINPMLRFPKEKYFLPDRPAEGSAALAVKKMLPASAKLCTGFNNVASGKWMELDEELDYSVCVCGDDKEAKKVVMDLVSSVSKLKPLDAGPLAVSGVIESITPLVITLAMNNGLKDVGVYFK, encoded by the coding sequence ATGAAAGTTGGAATAATCGGTGGAACTGGGAATATCGGCGAAGGTCTCGCACGTCGGATTTGTATCGGTGGAAAATTCGATGTGGCAATCGGATCCCGTGACCCGTCAAAAGCGATCGTTGCTGCAGACGGAGTTACCTGCTGCCTCAATGACCGCTGTTGTACGGGAGGGGTCTGCAACGGTGGAACGAATTCAAGTGTTTGTGATGCTGATATCATCATTCTCTCAGTTCCGTTTGACAAAATCGAATCGACTATTGAATCAATCGGCAAGGACGTATTTGAAAACAAGATCGTTGTTTCACTTATCAACCCGATGCTTCGGTTCCCGAAGGAAAAATACTTCCTGCCTGATCGCCCGGCGGAAGGATCCGCAGCTCTTGCAGTAAAGAAGATGCTGCCCGCATCTGCAAAACTCTGTACAGGGTTCAACAATGTTGCATCTGGAAAGTGGATGGAACTTGATGAGGAACTCGACTACAGTGTTTGTGTATGCGGAGATGACAAGGAAGCAAAGAAGGTCGTTATGGACCTGGTTTCCAGTGTCTCGAAACTCAAGCCGCTTGATGCGGGACCACTGGCAGTTTCGGGGGTAATTGAAAGTATTACGCCGCTTGTAATTACCCTTGCAATGAACAATGGTCTTAAAGATGTAGGGGTCTACTTCAAATAA
- a CDS encoding co-chaperone YbbN encodes MRSESDLPTPPTEALPILTLTEVNFNSFTMQIPALVIDFLTDWCGSCRFFAQIFSEVSLEYPEVQFCTCNTEENSHIAAELHIRAVPTLMFIKNGTVVKIRTSALSEEEFREDLNAVFRA; translated from the coding sequence ATGAGATCTGAAAGTGATTTGCCTACCCCGCCGACCGAGGCATTACCCATACTCACGCTCACCGAAGTGAACTTCAACTCTTTTACTATGCAGATTCCTGCTCTTGTAATTGATTTTTTGACTGATTGGTGCGGTTCCTGTCGTTTTTTCGCTCAGATATTTTCTGAAGTTTCTCTTGAGTATCCAGAAGTTCAGTTCTGTACATGCAACACTGAGGAAAATAGTCATATTGCAGCCGAACTTCACATACGCGCCGTTCCAACTCTTATGTTCATCAAAAATGGAACTGTTGTAAAAATACGCACCAGTGCTCTTTCGGAAGAAGAGTTCAGGGAAGATCTCAACGCAGTATTTCGCGCATGA
- a CDS encoding TrmB family transcriptional regulator — translation MLIIYGDGKLAEDDTTKSIQDRLVACGMREYSAKVYTTLFSIGIAKATELHELTGIPRGRIYETLDDLSKQGFVTEFGTNPVYYRADDAERTYLRVLSLEMQRLDKLRECLLDIQNIHRPYEVTGITEFHTRKAISTQVDLKLKRTKSELLVVCNDKDTLHKYAGIIAETAKRIPVYLVVLTDEIAKVAPIKCYMTTDTLQRNLMQVSFFTGKETLPFLIYFYCDRSSTLGILRSNNEEFAFSTESDVYAEFVVKNFLKTIKPVK, via the coding sequence ATGCTTATCATATATGGGGACGGTAAATTGGCAGAAGATGATACTACAAAATCAATTCAGGACCGATTAGTTGCCTGTGGAATGCGGGAATATTCTGCAAAGGTTTATACAACACTATTTTCTATTGGAATCGCAAAAGCAACTGAACTTCATGAATTGACGGGTATTCCCCGGGGGCGTATTTACGAAACTCTTGATGACCTGAGTAAGCAGGGATTCGTCACTGAATTTGGTACAAACCCTGTCTATTACCGTGCTGATGATGCAGAACGAACCTATCTACGGGTATTAAGTCTGGAAATGCAGAGATTAGATAAGCTGCGGGAATGCCTGCTGGACATACAGAATATCCACCGTCCCTATGAAGTCACCGGTATAACAGAATTCCACACGCGAAAGGCAATTTCCACGCAGGTCGATCTGAAACTCAAACGGACAAAATCAGAACTCCTTGTAGTCTGCAACGATAAAGATACACTGCACAAATATGCGGGTATCATTGCCGAAACCGCAAAACGCATTCCTGTTTATCTGGTCGTATTAACCGATGAAATAGCAAAAGTAGCACCGATCAAATGTTATATGACGACTGATACCCTGCAACGAAATCTTATGCAGGTATCATTCTTTACCGGAAAAGAAACCCTCCCGTTTTTGATATATTTCTATTGTGACCGGAGTTCAACACTTGGCATTCTGAGATCAAATAATGAAGAGTTTGCTTTTTCCACCGAGTCTGATGTATATGCGGAATTTGTCGTCAAAAATTTCCTCAAAACGATTAAACCGGTGAAATAA
- a CDS encoding DEAD/DEAH box helicase, which produces MSVFTSLHPTLQELLLTGLGWDDLRPVQVETYLSVSSGADTLVLAPTAGGKTESAFFPVIDGILKNPSDHLSVIYISPLKALINDQLDRILFMCARTGLGAAVQHGDISARDRFDFSGSEHADILLTTPESLEVLLSDSRTRNAFADVRYIIIDEIHAFMESDRGVHLRCLMDRLDTLGKKQITRIGLSATVGNPEVLLDWFSGPDRNKHLVSIPSPPTKKQFTFVVEQEFSRQVHEIAKSVSGKKALVFTDSRSLAEKLVIPLRDELPSVFLHHSSVSPEDREAAELSFELDGGTCVICTSTMELGIDIGELDLVVQYGAPRSVSSFLQRLGRTGRRGKPARMTFIVTNACDLLTAVSVIEAAMNHSVESLKAPSCPYHVLIQQLFLLLKGRTGMSLGSIIKLLRALTPFKELSVNHFPAILEYLVAENYLTCSGDLYLAGTKAEMELGRSNWLSLISVIRDAGGFLAVLPDGTVIGTLDPRFVAGDPGKTFSFTGKTWRLLHRDDAHKRVLIEPAFAKGDVKRPFWSGGDGGSYASSLVCQSVAAVLERGGSGIPLPPEQKMMVDDLIRMLPDDFSPGTIHLRTEPELNGYSVVVSTFLGTRTNQVLAHLLKNRLDGKHAVRYTQFAIRIFDWESPKAGEYISGILEELGHMSVISLAEELPRLPETTWKFGELLPEDLRLEMAAYDYYEIPALLTALSGFQLHE; this is translated from the coding sequence ATGAGTGTATTTACTTCGCTTCATCCAACACTGCAGGAACTGCTTCTTACGGGTCTTGGCTGGGATGATCTGCGGCCGGTACAGGTGGAGACGTACCTCTCGGTAAGCAGCGGGGCCGATACGCTGGTCCTTGCTCCTACTGCCGGCGGTAAAACCGAGTCGGCTTTTTTTCCGGTCATCGACGGGATTTTAAAAAATCCTTCGGACCATCTGTCGGTCATCTATATCTCTCCTCTCAAAGCACTCATCAATGATCAGCTGGACAGAATACTGTTCATGTGCGCCCGGACCGGGCTTGGGGCCGCGGTCCAGCATGGAGATATCTCCGCACGTGATCGGTTTGATTTTTCCGGATCCGAGCATGCAGATATCCTTCTGACCACTCCGGAATCACTCGAGGTACTCTTAAGCGATTCACGGACCCGGAATGCATTTGCTGATGTCAGATATATCATTATTGATGAGATCCATGCCTTCATGGAGTCGGACCGCGGGGTCCATCTACGCTGTCTTATGGATCGTTTGGATACGCTTGGAAAAAAACAGATCACCAGGATAGGTCTGTCGGCAACGGTCGGCAATCCTGAGGTCCTGCTTGACTGGTTCTCCGGACCGGACCGGAACAAACATCTCGTCTCCATCCCTTCCCCACCGACAAAAAAACAGTTTACGTTTGTGGTGGAACAGGAGTTTTCAAGACAGGTGCATGAGATCGCAAAATCCGTGTCAGGAAAAAAAGCTCTGGTCTTTACCGACAGCCGGAGTCTTGCCGAGAAACTGGTCATTCCCTTACGCGACGAGCTACCTTCGGTGTTTCTTCATCATTCCTCTGTTTCGCCGGAAGACCGCGAGGCTGCGGAACTTTCATTCGAACTGGATGGCGGGACCTGTGTTATCTGTACGAGCACAATGGAACTCGGTATCGATATCGGAGAGCTCGATCTTGTCGTTCAGTATGGGGCCCCACGATCGGTCTCCTCATTTCTGCAAAGACTGGGACGTACAGGCCGGCGGGGAAAACCTGCAAGAATGACTTTTATCGTCACAAATGCGTGTGACCTTCTGACCGCCGTTTCGGTGATTGAGGCCGCAATGAATCATTCGGTCGAGTCACTGAAGGCCCCTTCATGTCCATATCATGTTCTTATTCAGCAGTTGTTCCTTCTCCTGAAAGGCAGGACAGGAATGAGCCTTGGGAGTATCATCAAGCTGCTTCGCGCCCTGACGCCATTTAAGGAATTGTCCGTCAACCATTTTCCCGCAATTCTGGAGTATCTTGTCGCGGAAAATTATCTGACCTGCTCCGGCGATCTGTACCTTGCCGGAACCAAGGCCGAGATGGAACTAGGGCGATCCAACTGGCTCTCTCTGATCTCTGTTATCCGGGATGCAGGAGGGTTTCTAGCGGTTCTTCCTGATGGGACGGTAATCGGCACCCTCGATCCGCGGTTTGTGGCAGGTGACCCGGGAAAGACGTTCTCGTTCACCGGCAAAACCTGGCGTCTGCTTCACCGAGACGATGCACATAAACGTGTTCTCATCGAACCGGCCTTCGCCAAGGGAGATGTGAAACGTCCGTTCTGGAGCGGCGGGGACGGGGGGAGTTATGCAAGCAGTCTTGTGTGTCAGTCGGTTGCCGCTGTTCTTGAACGCGGGGGATCAGGTATCCCTCTTCCTCCTGAGCAAAAAATGATGGTCGACGATCTGATCAGGATGCTGCCTGATGATTTTTCGCCCGGGACAATCCATCTTCGCACCGAGCCAGAACTGAACGGATATTCGGTCGTTGTATCCACATTTCTCGGGACACGGACAAATCAGGTTCTTGCCCATCTGCTCAAAAACCGGCTTGATGGAAAACATGCCGTTCGTTACACGCAGTTTGCGATCCGGATCTTCGACTGGGAATCACCAAAAGCAGGTGAATATATTTCTGGTATCCTTGAAGAGCTGGGTCATATGTCTGTTATCTCGCTTGCAGAGGAGCTCCCTCGCCTTCCGGAAACTACTTGGAAGTTCGGTGAACTCCTCCCTGAAGATCTTCGATTGGAGATGGCGGCTTACGATTATTATGAGATCCCTGCTTTGCTTACTGCTTTGTCCGGGTTTCAACTTCACGAATAA
- the nadX gene encoding aspartate dehydrogenase, with product MKVGVIGCGNVGSILAERQKSFKIVAAYDSIPERVAAFSEKYGVKPFSDIDAFLHEQLDIVVEVASINAVKELAEKVLLAGRDLILLSVGALADDLFRKELLTTAKQLHRRIHIPSGAIMGLDNVRVGKISRVDKLFLKTTKPPRSLHSDELVSKCLFAGKARDCIALYPKNTNVAISLSLACGREADVELWVDPKAEQNMHEIFFAGEFGDAYIRIQNLPAPENPATSYLAALSVLSLLESLDSPLVIGA from the coding sequence ATGAAAGTTGGGGTTATCGGTTGTGGTAATGTTGGATCTATTTTAGCCGAACGGCAAAAGTCATTCAAAATCGTCGCCGCCTATGATTCTATTCCCGAGCGGGTCGCTGCATTTTCTGAAAAATACGGGGTGAAACCATTTTCCGATATCGACGCATTTTTGCATGAGCAGCTTGATATCGTTGTGGAAGTTGCTTCGATCAATGCCGTAAAAGAACTTGCAGAGAAAGTTTTGCTTGCCGGAAGGGATCTTATCCTTCTAAGCGTTGGCGCTCTTGCAGATGACTTGTTTCGAAAAGAGCTGCTGACTACCGCAAAACAACTTCATCGAAGGATCCATATTCCATCCGGGGCCATTATGGGTCTGGATAATGTCCGTGTCGGAAAAATCTCCCGGGTTGATAAGCTTTTTTTGAAAACGACAAAACCGCCGCGCTCTTTACACTCCGATGAATTAGTCTCCAAGTGTCTTTTCGCCGGAAAAGCCCGTGACTGCATAGCGTTGTATCCGAAAAATACGAATGTTGCCATCTCTCTCTCGCTTGCATGCGGAAGAGAGGCCGATGTCGAACTGTGGGTCGATCCGAAAGCAGAACAGAATATGCATGAGATCTTTTTCGCGGGAGAGTTCGGCGATGCGTATATTCGAATCCAAAACCTTCCGGCTCCGGAAAATCCGGCAACCAGCTATCTGGCAGCGTTGTCAGTATTGAGTCTTCTGGAATCGCTGGACAGTCCTCTGGTAATCGGTGCATGA
- a CDS encoding PRC-barrel domain-containing protein, with amino-acid sequence MKWQISELFGMSVYSDKAVFLGKVEDVVLDVTNKKISGLALSNVNKDVIDTKNYQGVIIPYRIVKEVGDIIIVRHIPGAFKVAGEPLFGA; translated from the coding sequence ATGAAGTGGCAGATATCAGAATTATTCGGGATGAGTGTTTATTCCGATAAGGCAGTATTCCTCGGTAAGGTGGAGGATGTTGTCTTGGATGTTACCAATAAAAAGATCAGCGGTCTCGCTCTTTCAAATGTGAATAAAGATGTTATCGACACGAAGAACTATCAGGGTGTCATCATTCCATACAGAATCGTCAAAGAAGTCGGCGACATCATCATAGTCCGCCACATCCCCGGAGCCTTCAAGGTTGCCGGCGAACCCTTATTCGGGGCATAA
- a CDS encoding site-specific DNA-methyltransferase has protein sequence MTELNMIYDLDCVDGMRKLPDGMIDVIVTSPPYNIGKAYTTYDDTIPRNAYLKWMETVAEESYRVLSDQGSFYLNVGGSLKDPWIPIDVAQKFREQGFVLQNMIHWIKSIALPEEGVAAGHYKPINSKRYHNDCHEFIYHFTKKGAVQIDRLANGVPYQDKSNVNRWGGDKRDLRDRGNTWFIPYETIRESRPHPATFPIQLPLMCIKDHGLGNCRLVMDPFMGIGNTAIAAIRLGVPFIGFEIDECYRKIANERVAAETYEVERENPTE, from the coding sequence ATGACTGAACTCAACATGATCTACGACTTGGACTGTGTCGACGGGATGCGGAAACTGCCCGACGGCATGATCGATGTTATCGTGACCTCGCCCCCGTACAACATTGGAAAAGCCTACACTACCTACGATGACACAATCCCGCGCAATGCATATCTGAAGTGGATGGAGACGGTCGCAGAAGAGTCATACCGCGTTCTTTCTGATCAGGGCTCCTTTTATCTGAACGTGGGCGGGAGTCTGAAAGATCCCTGGATCCCGATCGATGTGGCACAGAAGTTTCGGGAGCAGGGATTCGTTCTCCAGAACATGATCCACTGGATAAAATCCATCGCACTTCCTGAGGAAGGGGTAGCTGCCGGACATTACAAACCGATAAACAGTAAACGCTACCATAACGACTGTCATGAGTTCATCTATCACTTCACGAAAAAAGGAGCTGTCCAGATTGACCGGCTGGCAAACGGTGTTCCTTATCAGGACAAGAGTAATGTGAACCGCTGGGGCGGGGATAAACGGGATCTCAGAGACAGAGGAAACACTTGGTTCATTCCGTATGAAACCATCCGGGAAAGCAGACCGCATCCGGCGACGTTCCCCATCCAGCTTCCTCTGATGTGCATTAAAGATCACGGGTTAGGAAACTGCCGGCTGGTGATGGATCCATTCATGGGAATCGGAAACACGGCGATCGCGGCGATACGCCTTGGCGTTCCTTTCATCGGTTTCGAGATCGATGAATGCTACAGAAAGATCGCTAACGAGAGAGTTGCTGCAGAGACGTATGAAGTTGAGAGAGAAAATCCGACAGAATAA
- a CDS encoding nicotinamide-nucleotide adenylyltransferase, with protein sequence MIRGLYVGRFQPYHNGHKAFIQKIAEEVDELVIGIGSAQLSHTVRHPFTAGERVLMIARDLVCLEIPVYIIPLEDVKRNSLWVSHVVSMCPPFNMVYTSNPLISQLFQEAGRTVVCPSGRCPHKVLSSEKWCSTVMTGDDWTSYVPLETVRVIEEISGVQRIRFINQTDESVALGSLRPQSQPYFV encoded by the coding sequence ATGATACGCGGACTTTATGTGGGGAGGTTTCAGCCTTATCATAACGGGCATAAAGCTTTCATTCAAAAAATCGCTGAAGAGGTCGATGAATTGGTCATCGGCATCGGCAGTGCACAATTGAGCCATACCGTTCGCCATCCGTTTACAGCAGGAGAGCGTGTTTTGATGATTGCCCGGGATTTAGTGTGTCTTGAAATCCCTGTGTATATTATCCCGCTTGAAGATGTTAAGCGAAATTCGTTATGGGTTTCTCATGTTGTATCTATGTGCCCTCCATTTAATATGGTATATACCTCAAATCCGTTAATCAGCCAGTTGTTTCAGGAGGCGGGAAGAACAGTTGTCTGCCCGTCCGGGCGTTGCCCTCATAAAGTGTTGTCGAGTGAGAAATGGTGTTCTACGGTGATGACTGGAGATGACTGGACATCGTATGTACCACTTGAGACGGTGAGGGTAATTGAAGAGATTTCAGGGGTTCAGAGGATTCGGTTTATTAATCAGACGGATGAATCGGTTGCATTAGGCAGTTTGCGGCCCCAATCACAACCATATTTTGTTTGA